A window of Solanum stenotomum isolate F172 unplaced genomic scaffold, ASM1918654v1 scaffold12964, whole genome shotgun sequence contains these coding sequences:
- the LOC125850016 gene encoding deacetoxyvindoline 4-hydroxylase-like, which produces MDYDLLSEKKAFDDSKAGVKGLVDAGIVDIPRIFIRPPDELVDELNQCKLQVPVVDFSGIETQDRRKKIVDEVKEASEKWGFFQLISHGVPSSVLEGMIDGTRKFHEQDVEVKKEYYSRDRTTRRVRYESNLHLYQSHTANWRDTLNISMILTGHIEPEEIPVVCRNASIKYINYVRKLGDTLLNLLSEALGLKPDYLKAMECDKGKTLVCHYYPACPQPEITLGTDKHTDPDFLTILLQDQSGGALQVVHDNQWVDVEPIEGGLVVNIGDFLQILSNDKFVSVNHRVVANKIGPRISVACFFHGAFEPPKLYGPIKELISEENPLLYKEFLVKDYMAKFFSRPVHKSGLDLLRM; this is translated from the exons ATGGATTATGATCTATTGAGTGAGAAAAAGGCGTTTGATGATTCAAAAGCCGGTGTTAAGGGACTAGTTGATGCTGGAATTGTCGATATTCCACGAATTTTTATTAGGCCACCTGATGAACTTGTTGATGAATTGAATCAATGCAAGTTACAGGTTCCAGTTGTGGATTTCAGTGGCATAGAAACTCAGGATCGGCGTAAGAAGATAGTTGATGAAGTGAAGGAAGCATCAGAGAAGTGGGGATTTTTCCAGCTGATAAGTCATGGAGTTCCTTCGAGTGTTTTGGAAGGAATGATTGATGGTACTCGTAAATTTCATGAGCAAGATGTTGAAGTAAAGAAAGAGTACTATTCGCGTGATAGAACAACACGAAGAGTTAGATATGAGAGCAATCTTCATTTGTATCAATCACACACCGCGAATTGGAGGGATACGTTGAACATTTCTATGATACTTACTGGTCATATTGAACCTGAAGAAATACCGGTAGTTTGCAG GAATGCATCCATTAAGTACATCAATTATGTTAGAAAACTTGGAGACACACTTCTTAACTTACTATCAGAAGCTCTTGGGCTAAAACCGGACTACTTGAAAGCGATGGAATGTGACAAAGGTAAAACATTGGTATGCCATTACTACCCGGCATGCCCACAGCCAGAGATAACTCTTGGTACCGATAAGCACACAGATCCTGATTTTCTCACCATTCTGCTACAAGATCAAAGTGGTGGCGCCCTGCAAGTCGTGCATGATAACCAATGGGTCGATGTTGAACCGATTGAAGGAGGCTTGGTTGTTAATATTGGTGACTTTCTTCAG ATCCTATCAAATGACAAGTTTGTAAGTGTAAATCATAGAGTTGTAGCAAATAAGATAGGACCAAGGATATCAGTGGCATGCTTCTTCCATGGTGCTTTTGAACCTCCAAAGCTGTATGGTCCAATTAAAGAGCTCATATCAGAAGAAAATCCCCTCCTGTATAAAGAATTTCTTGTGAAAGATTACATGGCTAAGTTTTTCTCCAGGCCAGTTCATAAGTCTGGTCTTGATCTTCTaagaatgtga